One segment of Pelecanus crispus isolate bPelCri1 chromosome 2, bPelCri1.pri, whole genome shotgun sequence DNA contains the following:
- the MALSU1 gene encoding mitochondrial assembly of ribosomal large subunit protein 1: protein MWRAVLVGCRLLRPVSAAAAGPLRPQRLPPVAGAPRRGCAAARGAGGGGAGALGAVAERRQAADTVLPKFNIDFVVALLRQENAKDICVIQLPPEIKYCDYFIIVSGSSTRHLHAMAHYMLKMYKHHKEESDPHTQIEGKETDDWLCIDFGSIVIHFMLLETREAYELEKLWTLGSYDDQLAQMTPQSLPEDFIFGLTPNSSDHLETRTECNC from the exons atGTGGCGGGCGGTGTTGGTGGGGTGCCGGCTGCTGCGGCCTGTctccgccgcggcggcgggccccCTCCGGCCACAGCGGCTCCCTCCGGTGGCTGGggctccccgccggggctgcgcggcggcgcggggcgcgggaGGCGGCGGAGCTGGGGCGCTGGGGGCGGTGGCGGAGCGGCGCCAGGCGGCAG ATACTGTTCTTCCAAAGTTCAACATCGACTTTGTTGTAGCTCTGCTGAGGCAAGAAAATGCTAAAGATATCTGTGTCATCCAGCTAcctccagaaataaaatactgtgatTATTTTATAATTGTGAGCGGATCTTCAACACGACATCTTCATGCAATGGCACATTACATGCTGAAAATG TACAAGCATCACAAAGAAGAAAGTGATCCTCATACTCAGATTGAAGGGAAGGAGACAGATGACTGGCTGTGCATTGATTTTG GTAGCATAGTGATACATTTCATGCTGCTGGAGACACGAGAGGCATATGAATTGGAGAAGCTATGGACTCTCGGTTCCTATGATGACCAGTTAGCACAGATGACTCCACAGTCACTGCCAGAAGACTTTATATTTGGACTGACTCCTAACAGCAGTGATCATCTTGAGACAAGAACTGAATGCAACTGCTGa